attaagatgtgCAATGGAAGTCTACAGTACAAAAAGTGGGGGGGATGCTGATCATAGTCCTGACCATGCATCAGCTAAAGTCATAAAATCCTCTCTTGGCCACCCCTTTCTACTGCCTGTAATGGTCCAGCCCTGATTTGTATACGTCGTCTGTGGGAAGCTGCACAAGCAGCAGGGGTAGATTAGGAGAGAGAAGTGCAAGAGGACTATATCCACATGAGTAGAGACACCGAGTGACTGACGGAACTGACACATTGTGGACTGTACTGTGAAGCGCAGCAGAGTTATGTACTGTGCTCATCCTGTCTCAAGCGCAGCCGGCAACTCACTCATGTATTGCTACAACATGAAGCCCGTGAGTATAATTTTCTTATGTGCATCTTTATCTCAGAAGAGTCACTTTGGTGGATGTGTGATGCTGATGTCATTGAATGCATCGTTGGGTTTATTTACTGGAAGAGCTTTGCTTGTTGCAATGGTGGGAGAACAATTGTGTTCTGCAACTGGTGTGATGGCATTATTATGGCTCACAAGTATAAGTtaattgtgcgtgtgtgtataatggatagatagatagatagatagatagatagatagatagatagatagatagatagatagatagatagatagatagatagatagatagatagatagatagatagatagatagatagatagatagatagatagatagatagatagatagatagatagatagatagatagatagatagatagatagatagatagatagatagatagatagatagatagatagatagatagatagatagatagatagatagatagatagatagatagatagatagatagatagatagatagatagatagatagatagatagatagatagatagatagatagatagatagatagatagatagatagatagatagatagatagatagatagatagatagatagatagatagatagatagatagatagatagatagatgtgtcAAACTGACTTTTGTGGTGGACCGCATCATTTGCATTGTTTCCTTTGGAGTATGACTGTCAATGCCGTATTTTATATACAGtaaaggctacacaacaaactgatgaataactagttttgaaatcagagactagtaaaaataaattcaaatacaaaaaaaaaatggatggaaataaaaattgctagtaaTTTCTCAAATTTTCAAAAgcaaagacaatttgtaattttattaatGATACATGAAGTCGATGCACTATTTGTCCTCGTGGGcctcataaaatgatgtggtgggccggatctggccccttgggccttgggtttgacaccctaTGACTATGAGTGTATTGTTTTCTATTGTGACTGAGTGGTATAATGTGTCTTGTTTATTTCTCTACGGACGTGCATCTCAGCTTCAAGTGCTCAATCTGCACTTCTGAATCTGGAATTGAGCACCACCACCACGTTTGCCAATATCACAGCACACTTGTGGCGTTTTGTTGTGTTTGAATGCGCTGGCAACGCTCCTGCTTCCTGTTAGCTAAGGCAAGCAGCCTGGCAGCAGCAAGCAGCATCTTGACATGAAGCAGATTGCTCGCTATTTCTATTTGATTTCGGCCGTCTCTCCATCGCTTCAGCCATTATCAAAGGCAGCTTTGATCTTGCTGAGACTAACCATATCCAGACATCATGGATCACAGAGGCAGAAAATTGGTTGCATGTGCTTGCTTGAGGAGCGCAGCGCTGGCTCCCAAGTGCAAGTTGATATTACTCTCATCTAACGTGATAATGTGATACCATAGCAAAACCTTGGCGTGCACTACTTTGTTGTTTACTAGTTTCCATTTTGTTTAACCTTGTACGCAGCACTTGATTTGATATCGTTGGAAATTAAAAACGTAACCTGAAATGTACCAGTATAGTAACTTTTAACGTGGTTCCACTGTCCTATAGTGaggttaaaataaaaatgaccaaaTATGATCAGTTTATTAACATACAATAAGTGTTAGTCAATTTTGAACTGTAAATCCAACAAAATGGAAAATCCAGTTCAGTTGTTTCGATTCAACGTTTGCGCATTACCACGACCTGAatctacacacacaaaaaaatatatatattttttttatttttactgacATTTGAGACAATAAGTTTAACATTACTTAAGAAGCTATGCTATTAAGCGAACAATATGTTTACCTCATATCAAGCTAAGATAAAATAGACTTTTTCAAAACATATGTTGACAATACTTTCATTCGAATCCTTTCCTACTAAAGTCCTTTAATTGGTGCAGAAAAAAAGGAGTCTCTTATCATTTGCGATGCCATGATTGATGGTTTCTAAATCAATGCTACGCTAAAAGAGGATGCCATGGTGACGGGCCTCCTCTCCGGCGGGGGCCAAAGGAGGCGTGCTGGGGCGGGGGTGTGACCATTATTAACGGGTCGCCTGCTATGCTGATGGTAAGGAGGACAATTGGCTTTATCCTTGGCCATATGCTGCCGGTGGCGGCTCAGACGGGCCCAGTGTCGGCAGGGGCTCCTCTGTTTGGCCTGGCCCGCAATCACCATGGGACTCATGCCAACCAGGGTCACGGCTCTTGtgtgtgcaaatgtgtgtgctCGGACGAGCGCGCTCAAGAGAGTCTTTAATAGCCTGCTTTACAGGACTTGTCGTCCGGGTAACTGACACCCTATTGATGCTGCGCAGggagttttattttcatttcctggGCCACATCAAAGCGCTGGAGGGAGTTGCAGGTGCAGCCCAGACTTCTCGTGTGTGTAGTCAAAACGTAACACAAGTGGAAGCTCAGATGAATTCCGCTTTGCAATTAATTTTTCCTTGGATGAAAAAAACGGTGCAGCAAGGTCAGAGCACTTGTTATGGTTTTCTCGTTGAGGCCTGTAACTCAGTTTCATTAAGAAGGGAATTGTATCTCAGCCCTCTGAAGCCAGGAGAACCGATCACGATTAGGGCAGGGATTTCTCATGCTGAATGGTTCCTAAAGCCGGATGAGGAGGTGCACGGATCTGCGGCTTATGGATTATCGCAACTGCTCTAAGTGTGCATCAGCTCTCTgctttgttttgaatgtactacTCCCATCGTAGTATCCAAGCGGACGTGTGGCGGTTTGCATTTCCCAATGTGATCATACTgtccctttgttttgtttttttagatttatGGGCAGTCTCCCGGGAGTGATGACTTCAGCCAGAACTCATCTTTACATCCGTCCAACAAGGTCTCCAATAATGTGTTTGCCAGCACTTTTTTTGGTAAGGAAATTGATGACAACTGTGGATCTATTCTAACACTCAGCTCATTTGAGTTggccaaatatttaaaaaaataataaatatagtaAGCCAAAGAAATTTAGATGACCAAATCCTTGCTTTTAAGTagagcaaaaacacaaacacagactTTATGAAGTGGATTTATTCTTATGTCATTAAAACATTTCACATCTCCGACATGTTGTTTAAAACTTGTATTTATTTAggattgtggtttttttttttattactacaGTGATGCCCTGAAATCAGTATCCACAATTTACTGCTTTCAAattattattgatttattttattttttttgctccaaatACGCTAACTCACCTAAACACTTTGATGGATGTCATTCAGCCTACGCTGTTGATTACAAAGTTAATtaagtttggaaaaaaaaacagtctgtgAAAGTGGTAAATAACGCTTAATTAATGTGACACCCATGCAGACTGCGTCTGCTTGAGATGCTACTCCAGTGCTACATGTAACATATTGTCATTCATTTTAGAGGGCACAAGCAATTTGCCCGACATCTGGAGTGCCGTAAATGGGCTGAACCAGCATGGCTATGAAGGTGCACTGGGAGGAACCAGCAACCACCAAACGCAAGCGGGGAACTACAGCAGTCTGCAGCCGCATGGACACCTGGTGAGATTTACATCCAGATTGTCACGTATCGTTTTTTTTACAACCCAGGacttcatgtgttttttttatgttttttttaggaCTATTCTCCACACTCGGCAATTGCAGCAGACATGAACAGAGCTCTCCCTCCCATGTCCACTTTTCATCGCAACAATGTATCATCGCACACCCCGTCGATCAACACAACAGACAATTCCACCGGTGAGGCAATGAAGTCATTGAAGCTAGTAGTGCCCAAGGTCCTCTTTCAAGGttgcacaaaaaaaagtgaaaggaaaaaaataatttaataatagaatttttttttttcaatttctggTACTAGGTTAATTATTTTGTTCTATGTTAATAGAAATGAAGCCATTAAGAGgctaatttgtatttttaaaaaaaagaaaaaaagaaaaaaaagaaatgggatGTCATTTCATCACAAACCCAGATGTCACGAAAATACTTCTGGTTAAAACCCcacaaaatttcaaaaaaataaataaaattggttATTCTTTCATTAATTCTGATTATTTGTCAGTCTCAGGAAACCACACAAATGTGCCAGGAGGGTCACAGACAGGCGATACATTGGGCAAAGCTCTGGCATCTGTAAGTATCGAGCACCACACTCCCATTGCATCAATTCATTTGTTCTCCGTTACAATCAAACATTCAAAACAAGACTATAAAACTAAAGCGAGGGCCCCGGGGGTGCAATGCCAAGAGGAAATAGTCAGTCTTTCCTGGCAGTCGCAGGCGAGTGCATATCAGCAAAGGGCTACTACTCTCAGACTTTTTATTAGCTGCTGACTAGTAATATGAGCACAATTGATGAGTTAGTTTGGGTTATGAGGCTGCTTTAACAGCAGCCGGTGCACAAATGACAAGTGCCTTTAAAATGATCCATGCCCCCATcccactcctcctcctcttcgttttctctccctccatgtcggctgccagATTTATTCCCCCGATCACACCAGCAGCAGTTTCCCTTCCAGCTCGTCCACGCCTGTGAGATCCCCATCGCCTCTGCCAAACGCCAGCGAACCTGCAGGTTAACTGTCGAGCGGCTTAAATCTGCTACCCTCAGCGGAACACTGATTATTTGGAGTGCCAAGCTTTctagtttgtgtttgtttatttattttattttctctttgttttgcaTGTAACAGGAACCAATATGTGGCCCCGAAGCTCAGTACAGACTCCTGGGTCGCCACATTATGAGTCCTCACTTATATCCATGGTAAGAGATGATTATATAGTTGAGTCAATATCACCATAAAGTGCCTTTGAGAGTTCCCCGTTGCACCAGAAAAAATAGGACATTTTCTATTTAACTCCATTCTCATGGCACTTATTACACGTACTGCAGTTATCCAAGCAATGTGTGTGTCATATCCTTATCCAATGCACTTCCGTCATTTTTTCGGTGTACTCACGGACCAGTTGAGttcccttttgttttctttcactttagttaaaatgaaatgttgcgaaatgttgaaaggttgagagagagagagagacagagagagacagagagagacagagagacagagagacagagatttTAATTCACCAGTATGCCATGTTCCTTTTTCTAGCTCAGTTACACCAGGATTAAACAAATATTTCTCCACCTACAAGTCTCAGGtagaggacagactggacagATTGGATGATGTGATCCACGTTCTGAGAAACCACGCCGTGGGTCCCATGCCCAGCCTGCCTGCTGACATCCA
The window above is part of the Syngnathus typhle isolate RoL2023-S1 ecotype Sweden linkage group LG7, RoL_Styp_1.0, whole genome shotgun sequence genome. Proteins encoded here:
- the LOC133157539 gene encoding transcription factor 12-like; the encoded protein is MYCAHPVSSAAGNSLMYCYNMKPIYGQSPGSDDFSQNSSLHPSNKVSNNVFASTFFEGTSNLPDIWSAVNGLNQHGYEGALGGTSNHQTQAGNYSSLQPHGHLDYSPHSAIAADMNRALPPMSTFHRNNVSSHTPSINTTDNSTVSGNHTNVPGGSQTGDTLGKALASIYSPDHTSSSFPSSSSTPVRSPSPLPNASEPAGTNMWPRSSVQTPGSPHYESSLISMSQVEDRLDRLDDVIHVLRNHAVGPMPSLPADIHSLLNQNLQGRPNPASTLPLTCHTPTMVEAVTMNNNHSAFQGRTQNGHPYPARQGTTLESMPRGCRGGLVIPGNVELKMERSEREDMMHTSHSSDSQRSDEESELKSHGDNSTRDSIHEDEDLSPEQKAERERERRMANNARERLRVRDINEAFKELGHMCQLHLKSEKPQTKLLVLHQAVAVILSLEQQVRERNLNPKAACLRRREEEKVSAVMTDVQSMHVAFHPSLSDPANPMGHL